The Paenibacillus dendritiformis region AATCCTGAAGCAAGAGCGGGAGAGAGAGAAGGCGGAGGCAGAGGAGATGCGGAGGAAGGCGCTAGAGAATGCCGCGAAGAAGTAAGAGATGGAGAAGCTTGATCGGAGGCCGCTGACTTAAGTCGGCGGTCTTTTTTTCGGCAGATAAGGACCCTTAAGAGAGCGAAAAGGAGTGGAGATTCTTAATAATCTTAACATTCACGTTGTGATTCGCTTAAGATTTCCTTTATCTGGTTGAATGGTCTGGGAGCGGCCGATATACTTGCTCTGGAATGAAAGGGAGGAGAAGGAATTGAGACAGAAATGGAAGGCAGCCATTCTGCTGCTAACGGTAATCTCTTTGCTGGGAGGCTGTTTTGCCGAGAAGCCGGTGCTCGAAGAGCTGGAACCGGAGCGCAAGGTGAAAATTAAAGTCATGTACCACAACGATGAAAGCTTTTATAGGGATTATGGCAATGGCTTTGATGCGATCTTTAATGAGAAATATCCCAACCTTGAGTTCGAATTCATCAGCCTCATTGAAATGTACCCGGATATCGAGAAGAATGGGACGAGCTTTGAGGAAGAGTATCTCAAGTTGATTGAGAAGAACAAACCGGATATCCTGTTTTTCACCAAAACCGACCTGTTCGAGAAGATGGCGCAGGAAGGCAAGCTGTACAATCTGGACCCGATCATCGCACAGGAGAAATTCGATGTTGACAGTTACATGCCCGGACTTATCGATATGATGCGGCATTATGGGGACGGCTCGCTATACGGCTTGGCTCCGTCCTTTTATACGAACAACCTCTACTATAACGCCGAGCTGTTCCGGGAATATCAGATTGATCCGCCGCGCAATCAGATGAGCTGGAAAGAGGTGCTGGAGTTATCGCAACGCTTCGCCGGCTTGGGCTCCAAGGATAAGCCCATTTATGGGCTGACGGAGGATTTCGGCCGGGTGGAAGAGCTTCTGTTCGGGATAGCGGCGACCTCGTCGCTGCGCGCGCTCGACCCGAAGGGAGAGAAGCTGGCATTTAACACGGAGGGCTGGAAGGAAGCGATGGAGCTGGTGGCCGATGCGGTTCGCAGCAGAGCGGTATTTGCGTCTCAAGAAGACGTGAGATATTTGCAGACTGAGCCGCTTCTCAGGGGTGAAGTCGCGATGGTGCTCGGGTCAGGCATGTTCCTGAATCAAATGTTGGAAGGTCCGATGCAGGATGATGGGAAGAAGATGGAGTGGAACATGGTCACGGTTCCCGTCGATCCGGCATCACCGGACGAATCGCCATTCGTGGAATTGAACGGCATCTATGCAATTGCGGCTGATTCCGCGAACAAGCGGGCGGCGTGGGAATTCATGAAGTACGTGAACAGCCCGGAAATGGCGAAGGCCCTATCCCGCTCTCCGCATGCTGGCCTGCAGACAAGATCCGGCTTCACCAAAGAAGTCGCGGGCAAAAGCACGGAAAGCTTCTACCTGCTGCGGCCGAAGGCCGGGGGCGGTTCAATCTGGGGAGGCTCGAACGTGAACCGGCCGGATGAGTTCAGATTTGGCTTCCCGAGTCTGGTGGAAAAGCAATTGTACGAAATGATCGAGAACGGGAAGTCTGCCGAAGCGGCGGCGGCTGCCATCGAGAGCGAGGGCAACGCGCTCCTCGAGCAGGCGCGGGCGGCGCAGAAGGCGAAGAAGGCGAATGCCGGCACGAAGTAGCATACAGAAGCGCGGAGAGCCCGATTCCAATGGAAGTCGGCCATTGGATAAGGCTTCTCATTGAACTCAGAGTCTGCGGCCGTCGACGCAAGTTGGCGGCCGTTCCTTGTATTGCGTCACGAAGAGCGTCATTCCAAAGGGGAGCGGCCGATATATTTGCTCTGGAATGAAAGGGAGGAGAAGGAATTGAGACAGAAATGGAAAGCAGCCATTCTGCTGCTGATTGTGATTACTTTGCTCGGGGGCTGCTTTGCCGAGAAGCCGGCGCTTGAAGAGCTGGGGGCGGATGGTGAAGGTAAAATTAAAGTGCTCTATTATGATGAGGGCTACTTTTATAGGGAATATGGAAACACCTTCAATGCGAAGTATCCCAATATTGAATTCGAAGTCATTACCACCCTCTCCATCCAAAAGGATATGAAAGAAAACGGAACGACCTATGAGGAAGAGTATCTCAAATTGGTGGAGAAACATAAGCCGGATGTCATTATGGTCGGTTCGGCCAGCTTCGAGAAGCTGGCGCGGGAGGGCAAGCTGTACAATCTGGATCCGGTGATTGAGCAGGACAGCTTCGATCTTGACGGATATTTGCCCGGGCTCATCGATATGCTTCGGGAGCCCGGTGGCGGTTCATTATACGGCTTGGCTCCGAACTTCAATACCTCGGTTGTCTACTATAACGCCGATCTGTTCCGGGAGCATCATATTGACCCGCCGCGCAATCAGATGAGCTGGACAGAATTGCTCGAATTGTCGAGCCGCTTCGCTGGCCTCGGTTCCGGGGACGATCGGATTTATGGTCTCTCGGATGAATACGGCTTTGCCGACGACTTGCTTTTTACGTTGGCAAGGAGCTCATCGTTACGAGTGCTGGACGCGAAGGGGGAGAAGATCAACTTCAATACGGAGAGCTGGAAGGAGGCGTTGGAGGTGACAGCCAACGCAATTCTCGGCCACACGGTCTATACGGTTCCTCTGAAGCCGATCGGTGAAGGCACGATCCTTCATTCGCAGACAGAGCAGTTTTTCCAAGGCAAACTGGCGATGATGATCGGATCGTCCTCGCTCATCGGCGATCTCCGCAATCGATCGAAGGATAAAAACGGAACAGAAGTCAATTGGAGCTTCGTTACGGCGCCCGTCGATCCGGCTGCCCCGGAGGAATCCGGTTTCGCGTACGTGTACGATATTTATGCGATCGCGGCCGATTCTCCGAACACGCGGGCTACCTGGGAATTCGTGAAATATATGAACGGTCCGGAAATGGCGAAGGCCAAGTCCCGTTCCTTCCGGGGCGACCTGCCGACAAGGGTGGACTACATGAAAGAGGTGGACGGCAAAAGCATGGAGCCTTTCTATATGCTGCGGCCTAAGGCATTGAGCGCGCACTTATGGCGGGGGCTCGACCGTGAATTCATGTCCGGCTTCCGTACGAAATTTTCGAATCTGGTCCTCAAGGAATTGAAGGAGATGGTCGAGAACGGGAAGTCCGCGGAGGAAGCTGCGGCCGCGATCGAGATCGAGGGCAACGCGCTCCTCAAGCAGGCGCGGGAAGC contains the following coding sequences:
- a CDS encoding ABC transporter substrate-binding protein — its product is MRQKWKAAILLLTVISLLGGCFAEKPVLEELEPERKVKIKVMYHNDESFYRDYGNGFDAIFNEKYPNLEFEFISLIEMYPDIEKNGTSFEEEYLKLIEKNKPDILFFTKTDLFEKMAQEGKLYNLDPIIAQEKFDVDSYMPGLIDMMRHYGDGSLYGLAPSFYTNNLYYNAELFREYQIDPPRNQMSWKEVLELSQRFAGLGSKDKPIYGLTEDFGRVEELLFGIAATSSLRALDPKGEKLAFNTEGWKEAMELVADAVRSRAVFASQEDVRYLQTEPLLRGEVAMVLGSGMFLNQMLEGPMQDDGKKMEWNMVTVPVDPASPDESPFVELNGIYAIAADSANKRAAWEFMKYVNSPEMAKALSRSPHAGLQTRSGFTKEVAGKSTESFYLLRPKAGGGSIWGGSNVNRPDEFRFGFPSLVEKQLYEMIENGKSAEAAAAAIESEGNALLEQARAAQKAKKANAGTK
- a CDS encoding ABC transporter substrate-binding protein is translated as MRQKWKAAILLLIVITLLGGCFAEKPALEELGADGEGKIKVLYYDEGYFYREYGNTFNAKYPNIEFEVITTLSIQKDMKENGTTYEEEYLKLVEKHKPDVIMVGSASFEKLAREGKLYNLDPVIEQDSFDLDGYLPGLIDMLREPGGGSLYGLAPNFNTSVVYYNADLFREHHIDPPRNQMSWTELLELSSRFAGLGSGDDRIYGLSDEYGFADDLLFTLARSSSLRVLDAKGEKINFNTESWKEALEVTANAILGHTVYTVPLKPIGEGTILHSQTEQFFQGKLAMMIGSSSLIGDLRNRSKDKNGTEVNWSFVTAPVDPAAPEESGFAYVYDIYAIAADSPNTRATWEFVKYMNGPEMAKAKSRSFRGDLPTRVDYMKEVDGKSMEPFYMLRPKALSAHLWRGLDREFMSGFRTKFSNLVLKELKEMVENGKSAEEAAAAIEIEGNALLKQAREAVKAEKEKAGKK